Proteins encoded together in one Benincasa hispida cultivar B227 chromosome 1, ASM972705v1, whole genome shotgun sequence window:
- the LOC120082583 gene encoding kirola-like produces the protein MAQIAKISKQVQLKSSGHKFYEFFKNNMDYIFVQMFPEIYQSGKVVEGNGFSHGSVIHLKYNAGKPEEVKERIAIDDANKSITFECLEGDLFRDFELMKLKIQVFENGSNGSSVNWSVEFVKANEDVATPHHYLLCLSKVSKGLDDYLCNN, from the exons ATGGCACAGATTGCTAAGATATCAAAGCAAGTGCAGCTCAAGTCTTCTGGTCACAAGTTCTATGAGTTTTTCAAGAACAATATGGACTATATCTTTGTGCAAATGTTTCCTGAAATTTACCAGAGTGGTAAGGTTGTGGAAGGAAATGGTTTTTCTCATGGAAGCGTCATCCACTTAAAATATAATGCAG GGAAGCCAGAAGAGGTAAAAGAGAGGATAGCTATTGATGATGCTAACAAATCAATAACTTTTGAGTGCCTTGAAGGAGATTTATTCAGAGATTTTGaattgatgaaattgaaaattcaagtttTTGAGAATGGTAGCAATGGAAGCTCAGTTAATTGGTCTGTAGAATTTGTGAAGGCAAATGAAGATGTGGCTACACCACATCACTATCTCCTATGTTTAAGTAAAGTTAGCAAAGGCCTTGATGATTATCTTTGCAATAACTGA